In a single window of the uncultured Dysgonomonas sp. genome:
- a CDS encoding TolC family protein — translation MKKYLSAILLLLILPIVSQAQNIYDLSRCIQEGLMNNYDIRISRNNQEVSDNNMTIGNAGYLPTVDLTSGYSGTSNNVKQKLESGETNSNSGVNNQNLNAGINLNWTIFDGFNIQTNYNRLKELQQMGKLDTQLTIETFIADITSEYYNYIQQTIRLKNLKSAVKLSKERLRIVEARYEIGAGSRLDMQQARVDFNSDSSQLIKQYEVLYTSRVLLNKLMAQEKIDQMIETKDSVIIYNEFLDQRDIMQGMLSNNTFLLLSDKNKKLSVLDLKTAQSENYPYLKFNAGYGITKNIYNTGTIDNQRTLGLNYGFTVGLNLFSGFNRKRKQRNAKIEIENRQLEYEQTTLSLKADLANMWMAYRNNIELTNLEKENVETARENHEIAIERYKLGDLSGIELREAQNSLLEAEERLVQAEFNTKLCEISLMQISGQVLKYMDNKSVNS, via the coding sequence ATGAAAAAATATTTATCCGCTATATTACTGTTACTTATATTGCCTATTGTATCTCAAGCTCAAAATATTTATGACCTGAGCAGATGTATACAGGAGGGACTGATGAATAACTATGACATCCGCATATCGAGAAATAATCAGGAGGTATCCGATAATAATATGACTATCGGCAATGCCGGATATTTACCTACAGTAGATCTTACAAGTGGTTATTCAGGTACATCGAACAATGTAAAGCAGAAGTTGGAATCGGGAGAGACAAATTCGAATAGTGGCGTAAATAATCAAAACCTTAATGCAGGGATAAATCTTAACTGGACTATCTTTGACGGGTTCAATATACAGACAAATTACAATCGCCTGAAAGAGTTGCAGCAAATGGGTAAACTGGATACACAGCTTACTATCGAGACCTTTATTGCTGATATTACTTCCGAATATTATAATTATATACAGCAAACCATCCGCCTGAAAAATCTGAAATCGGCCGTAAAATTGTCAAAAGAGCGCTTGCGAATAGTAGAAGCCCGTTACGAAATAGGAGCAGGTTCACGGCTGGATATGCAACAGGCACGTGTAGACTTCAACAGTGACAGTTCCCAACTTATCAAGCAATATGAAGTATTATATACATCCCGTGTATTGCTGAATAAACTGATGGCTCAGGAAAAAATAGACCAGATGATAGAAACCAAAGATTCGGTCATTATATACAATGAGTTTCTCGACCAGAGAGATATTATGCAGGGTATGCTTTCTAACAATACCTTCCTACTATTATCTGACAAAAATAAGAAACTAAGTGTATTGGATCTGAAGACTGCCCAGAGCGAGAATTATCCCTATCTGAAGTTCAATGCAGGATATGGCATCACAAAGAATATTTATAATACCGGAACCATAGATAATCAGCGTACATTAGGCCTTAATTATGGATTTACAGTAGGGCTTAATTTATTCAGCGGTTTCAACCGCAAGAGAAAACAACGAAATGCCAAGATCGAGATAGAAAACAGGCAACTGGAATATGAACAAACCACACTGTCGCTGAAAGCTGATCTGGCCAATATGTGGATGGCTTACCGCAATAATATAGAATTGACCAATCTGGAAAAGGAGAATGTGGAAACTGCCCGTGAGAACCACGAGATAGCAATAGAACGCTATAAACTAGGCGACTTGTCCGGTATAGAGCTTCGTGAAGCACAAAACAGTTTATTGGAAGCGGAAGAGCGTCTCGTGCAAGCTGAATTTAATACAAAGCTGTGTGAAATTTCTCTGATGCAGATCAGTGGTCAGGTTTTGAAGTATATGGACAATAAATCAGTTAACAGTTAA